The Mytilus galloprovincialis chromosome 7, xbMytGall1.hap1.1, whole genome shotgun sequence genome has a window encoding:
- the LOC143084299 gene encoding uncharacterized protein LOC143084299, with product MADTNMTETESSLEQNLGEYSEDQTFNNKLLSGIVGIQQTLNSLIIKFENQNEEIHGIKNDIYAKDGRLQAVATETEDQTTMIAEFPDDMRENRKRLVQKQKEYKEVDVGTKIKGNSLFFIKSGSKYVEKVSTPKALAIFDASNKSKFGTFEQTSSNEVSDNGHTYCVTAAVTTTYGEFREAARQIMQGPVSACTYNTLVYRFTDKDGHTHDGYDDDRDYGIGSRILDYLKEIDAHNITIISSRTPPSGTAKIGSRKNNIILEGVKSALRKM from the exons ATGGCGGATACTAACATGACGGAGACAGAGAGCTCACTCGAACAAAACCTCGGTGAATACTCTGAGGATCAAACATTCAATAACAAACTTCTAAGTGGCATAGTAGGCATACAACAAACATTAAACAGTcttataataaaatttgaaaaccaaAATGAAGAAATACATGGTATTAAAAATGACATATACGCCAAAGATGGCAGACTTCAAGCTGTGGCAACAGAAACTGAAGACCAAACAACTATGATAGCCGAA TTTCCAGACGATATGCGTGAAAACAGAAAAAGACTAGTACAAAAACAAAAGGAGTACAAAGAAGTAGATGTAGGCACTAAAATTAAAGGAAACAGTTTATTCTTCATCAAAAGTGGATCTAAATATGTGGAAAAAGTGTCAACACCAAAAGCTTTAGCTATTTTTGATGCCAGTAACAAGTCTAAATTTGGTACATTTGAGCAAACTAGTTCTAATGAGGTTAGTGACAATGGTCATACTTATTGTGTCACAGCTGCTGTCACCACAACATACGGAGAATTTCGTGAAGCTGCCCGACAAATAATGCAGGGCCCAGTATCTGCATGTACATACAACACATTGGTATATCGGTTTACAGACAAAGACGGACATACACACGACGGGTACGATGACGACAGAGACTACGGAATTGGATCAAGGATACTTGACTATTTAAAAGAAATAGATGCACACAACATAACTATCATTTCCTCACGTACACCTCCATCTGGTACAGCAAAGATAGGTTCAAGAAAAAACAATATTATCTTGGAGGGAGTAAAATCGGCTCTCCgcaaaatgtaa